From the Falco biarmicus isolate bFalBia1 chromosome 19, bFalBia1.pri, whole genome shotgun sequence genome, one window contains:
- the GLMP gene encoding glycosylated lysosomal membrane protein, protein MAAGARLPLLLLLVGVGAGAGRRVSMQYNPGWNGSSVNLLYVRAVGRGDTLHYVWSSIGAPAALLVATASGSSALHLNWTRLLSPDPTGAVWIEPPSSVVYSTAVVFTKVFEYSQTKMLEELFYPTYDLSDFSWDSVNGTLNHTALTAEFKGVPATDPGGSFSNGSLAFRVTAYEVGGRDGPLPSLLHTANSSKVEFVLAGVAPRGNSSRFALEVAMVEEPGVAQKLRSARSIDDEYTPTIFEMLSLVAESQNDSSPLSFLQWKATAYGSQTPRREDNIQCRSHSLQAANWSLPVSSLVRAYFGEGVGSTYTISAINISFGGEDGQVYQEKRYLSWSVLLGFGQPPKDTFSPLVISIMAVALGTPMVMLLVGSCVVFFAQRKRYSEYEPIN, encoded by the exons ATGGCGGCGGGCGCgcggctgccgctgctgctgctgctggttggggtgggggccggggccgggcggcgg GTGTCGATGCAGTACAACCCCGGCTGGAACGGCTCCTCCGTCAACCTGCTCTACGTGCGGGCggtggggcggggggacacCCTGCACTACGTCTGGAGCAGCATCGGGGCCCCCGCCGCGCTGCTGGTGGCTACGGCGAGCGGGAGCAGCGCCCTGCACCTCAACTGGACCCGGCTGCTCTCTCCCGATCCCACCGGCGCCGTCTGGATTGAGCCCCCCAGCAGCGTGGTCTACTCCACCGCCGTTGTCTTCACCAAG GTGTTTGAGTACAGCCAGACCAAAATGTTGGAAGAGCTCTTCTACCCCACCTACGACCTGTCGGACTTTTCCTGGGACAGCGTCAATGGCACCCTGAACCACACGGCCCTGACGGCCGAGTTCAAGGGCGTCCCGGCCACCGACCCGGGTGGCAGCTTCTCCAACGGCAGCCTGGCCTTTCGG GTGACAGCCTACGAGGTGGGTGGCCGTGACGggcccctgcccagcctcctGCACACGGCGAACAGCTCCAAAGTGGAGTTTGTCCTGGCCGGGGTGGCTCCACGGGGCAACAGCTCCCGCTTCGCGCTGGAGGTGGCCATGGTGGAAGAGCCAGGGGTGGCGCAGAAGCTGCGCTCGGCGCGTTCCATCGACGATGAGTACACTCCCACCATCTTCGAG ATGCTCTCCCTGGTCGCCGAATCCCAAAATGACAGCTCCCCGCTCAGCTTCCTGCAGTGGAAGGCGACAGCCTACGGCTCCCAGACCCCGCGGCGTGAGGACAACATCCAGTGCCGGTCCCACAGCCTGCAGGCGGCCAACTGGAGCCTGCCCGTGTCCAGCCTTGTCCGCGCCTACTTCGGGGAGGGTGTGGGCAGCACCTACACCATCAGCGCCATCAACATTTCTTTTGGGGGAGAGGATGGGCAGGTTTACCAGGAGAAACGCTACCTGAGCTG GTCGGTGCTGCTGGGCTTCGGGCAGCCCCCCAAGGACACCTTCTCCCCACTTGTCATCTCCATCATGGCCGTGGCGCTGGGCACCCCCATGGTGATGCTCCTGGTGGGCAGCTGCGTGGTTTTCTTTGCCCAGAGGAAACGCTACTCCGAGTACGAACCCATCAACTGA
- the TMEM79 gene encoding transmembrane protein 79 gives MAAADPVLPPEEVALLELGKVALATPPDKVPPAPDEHLGDPDSTLPWDRCQHGAHCQPEPAETKRRSSPEGGHEAPREAAVTCPPAEAEAEEAPGPPMMAAHVFVPIDPQCIERTPGKQKKQATPRPQQEGKGGYVPHSDRPDILRQKQVFLPTGPSRYRDPLGFEGRVAKAPTQEPPCPCVRDCRAGNFKAVASVAAALLLCPCLVYGAYVFLPFDAPLMPTVSARLVYTLRCAAFATFPIVLGMIISGISRLCSSALEPFGELQREVEIHRTYVSQSIHLFILYFFNMAVLATYLPQEALKLIPLLTGLFAISRLIYWLSYAIGRSFRAFGFSMTFLPLLAMLLWNLYSMFILEPENLLAVATPQPEGRSKDGGAKLRYWG, from the exons ATGGCTGCTGCTGACCCCGTCCTGCCCCCTGAGGAggtggctttgctggagctggggaaggtggcCCTGGCCACCCCCCCAGACAAGGTGCCACCAGCCCCAGATGAGCACCTGGGGGACCCTGACAGCACCCTGCCATGGGACCGGTGCCAGCATGGTGCCCACTGCCAGCCAGAGCCCGCCGAGACCAAGAGGCGTTCAAGCCCTGAGGGGGGCCATGAAGCCCCCAGGGAGGCTGCTGTCACCTGCCCCCCAGCCGAGGCCGAAGCCGAGGAAGCCCCCGGGCCACCCATGATGGCAGCCCATGTCTTTGTGCCCATCGACCCCCAGTGCATCGAGCGGACCCCCggcaaacagaagaaacaagccACCCCGCGGCCCCAGCAGGAGGGCAAGGGGGGCTACGTGCCCCACAGCGACAGACCCGACATCCTCCGCCAGAAGCAGGTCTTCCTCCCCACGGGCCCCTCACGCTACAGGGACCCGCTGGGCTTTGAGGGGCGGGTGGCCAAGGCACCGACCCAGGAGCCACCGTGCCCATGCGTCAGGGACTGCAGGGCCGGCAACTTCAAGGCCGTGGCTTCAGTGGCGGCGgccctgctcctctgccccTGCCTTGTCTACGGAGCCTACGTCTTCCTGCCTTTCGATGCCCCACTGATGCCCACCGTCAGCGCCCGCCTGGTCTACACGCTGCGCTGCGCCGCCTTCGCCACGTTCCCCATCGTCCTGG GGATGATCATCAGCGGCATCTCCCGCCTCTGCTCATCCGCGCTGGAGCCCTTCGGGGAGCTGCAGCGGGAGGTGGAGATCCACCGCACCTACGTCTCCCAGTCCATCCACCTCTTCATCCTCTACTTCTTCAACATGGCAGTGCTGGCCACCTACCTCCCGCAGGAGGCCCTCAAGCTCATCCCGCTGCTCACCGGGCTTTTCGCCATCTCCCG GCTGATTTACTGGCTGTCGTACGCCATCGGGCGCTCCTTCCGCGCTTTCGGCTTCAGCATGACCTTCCTGCCCCTCCTGGCCATGCTGCTCTGGAACCTCTACAGCATGTTCATCCTGGAGCCCGAAAACCTCCTGGCTGTGGCCACGCCGCAGCCCGAGGGCCGCTCCAAGGACGGTGGAGCCAAGCTCCGGTACTGGGGGTGA